A genome region from Falco biarmicus isolate bFalBia1 chromosome 11, bFalBia1.pri, whole genome shotgun sequence includes the following:
- the C11H1orf52 gene encoding UPF0690 protein C1orf52 homolog — MAAEGEDPLGYFAAYGSSSSDSEPDEPQPDERQAGGGAAAGGSPGRRPRLPPPDELFRRVSQPPAFLYNPLNKQIDWESRVLRAPEEPPKEFKVWKSNAVPPPETYSPPERKPPPPPALDMAIKWSNIYEDNGDDAPRQAGRAGVLPGEEQEPPEPDDEKDDEPASAKKRKLDSGEQAKKKKV, encoded by the exons ATGGCGGCGGAGGGTGAGGACCCGCTGGGCTATTTCGCGGCCTACGGCAGCTCCAGCTCCGACTCGGAGCCCGACGAGCCCCAGCCCGACGAGCGCCAGGCGggaggcggcgcggcggcgggggggagcccggggcggcggccgcggctGCCGCCGCCCGACGAGCTCTTCCGTAGGGTGTCGCAGCCGCCCGCCTTCCTCTACAACCCGCTCAACAAGCAGATCGACTGGGAGAGCCGCGTCCTGCGGGCGCCCGAGGAG ccccccaagGAGTTCAAGGTGTGGAAGAGCAACGCCGTGCCCCCGCCGGAGACCTACAGCCCGCCCGAGAGGaagcccccgccgccccccgccctcGACATGGCCATAAAGTGGTCCAACATCTACGAGGACAACGGCGACGACGCGCCCCGGCaggccggcagggccggggtTCTGCCGGGCGAGGAGCAGGAGCCGCCGGAGCCGG atgatgaaaaagaCGATGAACCAGCTTCTGCTAAGAAACGTAAACTAGACTCTGGGGAGCAGGCAAAGAAGAAGAAGGTATAA
- the BCL10 gene encoding B-cell lymphoma/leukemia 10 isoform X1 has translation MEGAGPASSSGAAGRPLTEDEMAEVKKDALERMRPYLCDKIIAERHFDYLRSKKILTREDTEEISSRSSSRKKTGKLLDYLAENPKGLDALVESIRRERTQNFLLQKITDVVLKVKNEKLEALKGLSCSTCMTSLYGGTNDLSRSFSDESNFFDKTKDKESTQIHHPEEDYSTAAFVSAVSLHSMNLPIAEMGNAECAVFSATLPGPGDPGAPPLPPELQSEQQEPCTSSSDNCFLPLRSRSLQPQ, from the exons ATGGAGGGCGCCGGCCCGGCCTCGAGctcgggggctgcggggcggccgCTGACGGAGGACGAGATGGCCGAGGTGAAGAAGGAT gCTTTAGAAAGGATGCGTCCTTACCTGTGTGATAAAATTATAGCTGAGAGACACTTTGATTACCTACGTTCAAAGAAAATACTCACGAGAGAGGatacagaagaaatttcttctCGATCttccagtaggaaaaaaacTGGGAAGTTACTGGACTACTTAGCAGAAAACCCAAAGGGACTAGATGCTTTGGTTGAATCTATCAGACGAGAAAGAACACAAAACTTTCTGTTACAAAAGATAACTGATGTAGTATTGAAagtcaaaaatgaaaaacttgaAGCTCTCAAAG GTCTAAGCTGCAGCACCTGTATGACCTCGCTGTATGGAGGAACAAATGATCTTTCTAGATCGTTTTCTGATGAATCTAATTTTTTTgataaaacaaaagacaaagaaTCTACCCAGATACATCATCCAGAAGAAGATTATAGCACTGCTGCATTTGTGTCTGCTGTCTCACTTCATTCAATGAATTTACCGATTGCAGAGATGGGAAATGCGGAGTGTGCTGTTTTCTCAGCAACCCTTCCAGGGCCTGGAGACCCTGGTgcacccccactccccccagAGCTCcagtcagagcagcaggaacCATGTACTAGTTCAAGTGACAATTGCTTTTTGCCTTTAAGATCACGTTCTCTTCAACCACAGTGA
- the BCL10 gene encoding B-cell lymphoma/leukemia 10 isoform X2, whose translation MEGAGPASSSGAAGRPLTEDEMAEVKKDALERMRPYLCDKIIAERHFDYLRSKKILTREDTEEISSRSSSRKKTGKLLDYLAENPKGLDALVESIRRERTQNFLLQKITDVVLKVKNEKLEALKDIKKEEAHFNPKDESPEVFSGFR comes from the exons ATGGAGGGCGCCGGCCCGGCCTCGAGctcgggggctgcggggcggccgCTGACGGAGGACGAGATGGCCGAGGTGAAGAAGGAT gCTTTAGAAAGGATGCGTCCTTACCTGTGTGATAAAATTATAGCTGAGAGACACTTTGATTACCTACGTTCAAAGAAAATACTCACGAGAGAGGatacagaagaaatttcttctCGATCttccagtaggaaaaaaacTGGGAAGTTACTGGACTACTTAGCAGAAAACCCAAAGGGACTAGATGCTTTGGTTGAATCTATCAGACGAGAAAGAACACAAAACTTTCTGTTACAAAAGATAACTGATGTAGTATTGAAagtcaaaaatgaaaaacttgaAGCTCTCAAAG ACataaagaaggaagaagcaCATTTTAACCCGAAAGATGAAAGTCCTGAAGTTTTCTCTGGCTTCAGGTAA